Within the Gossypium raimondii isolate GPD5lz chromosome 12, ASM2569854v1, whole genome shotgun sequence genome, the region attccattacccaaaacctaaaaaaaattaaccaaactaaataacccaacccaaaatatagaattttaaaaattatatttaatacaataaaatatttattatatttattagtattttaatataataaaacatttgttatatttatgatagtgttttttattataatgtatttttaatgtgttagaaaatttttattttagcgtttttagtgcatttagtgtattatattttttaaaaaatatttttaaataaaaattaatctaaaactaTCAAACATGGGTGGGTCGGATCGGGTTTGggtttactttttttaaattgggctagatttggataaaaaaaaagtaagccCATTTTTTAGGTCGGGTTGTGCCTAGGCTTGGAAAATTGGTCTAATACCTTGTATGGGCCCGGGCCATTAGCATCTCTAGTTAAAATATGCATTAGTTCTCATACTCTTTGTAAATTCGAAATTTAGtgtctatacttttatttttatgaatttagttcctctacttttcagatttcaaaatttaagtttcaaTGTTGTCagtggtaaaattattttgttaaatttaaattcattacaatattttatttcaaaatatcaccataacaaatttaataaaaaaataacaatgtaaAAATACCAAGTGTCTATTTGACTAATTTTATCAATTCATGGCTTAATCGAGAacaaaataattgatttttttgaaaaaattgaaggtgttattttatgaataaactCTATGTAAAATGCAAAAACCGAGGTAGGGACGCCGCGCATTGAATAGGAAAGATTAAGTTTTAGATTGATAGTGGTACAGGATCAGATGGAATAATACACAGACACGTGGAGCTTAAGGAATCGTCCAACTGTCGGCATTCCACAAAATTGACCATTGCCGATCCATACATTGCCTTTTATTATGATTCGTCTGTTTTTGCTCAACTTTGAAGGTTAAGTTAGCTTAGCCTTTGCCTTTGCCTTGACTTGATCACTCACCTAAGCTTTCCTTCTATATCACTCTTTGCTTAACTTCACCCCACTGCCAATTCACACTATTTactatttagaataaaatactaaattataaatCCCCTTTCCAAACCCAAAAAAGCTCGTAGTAAACGAAACAGCAGCAAAAATGGTGCTCACAACCACGACCCCGGCGCCGGAGCAGTATGTTGAATCCAGTACCTTTGCTTCCAGATATGTCCGCCAACCTCTTCCCAGGTATTTATTCCTTTTGCCTTAATCTTCTGATTTTCTCTCTCTTATATATATGGAAAGCACCGATCGTTGCTGTATTCATGTCCGttcttttaaaaagattattttatttacttgatttttttatatcgCCGAAGAGCAAATTCCGAAATGAATGCTAAACGTAAGATAAAAGCTGACtgaaagatgaataaaataaaataaaccccttttttttcttgcgAAAACGAGGAGCTCATATATAGCGAAAAAAGAAGGaactattttatttactttgcTCCTTGTTATTTGCGAAAACtagattttccttttgaaaagCAAAGAGATAGATAAGGTAGCCGCGATCCTACCGGATGGAGGCATTATCTGACGGCGGTCATCGATTGCCGGGTTTCACAGTGGCATGACTAAATCCGGTCTCGACAACGTACTggtgataaaatttattagataattaattaaaaaataaaaatatttttttctcggATGAATAAATTCAATCGAGTATATTGgtttaatacttttttaaacCGACTGGTCCCAACTCCCAACTCCCAACCCCCCATCTTTAAATAAATGTTTgagttaatttaaattttagtttttttattttaatttttaaattgtatcatatataacttattttaatttttaaattttaattgatgacGTACCATAATTTTAAAGTATGATGTTATcgtattttaaacttaaatatttttatacaaatttcattaatttagaaGAGCTAAGGAATGGTATTGATTACATGTGCTTCTGCATACTCAAATTTATGTCCTCTTGTATTACGTTTGCGTTGACAACAATGCTCATACCAATCGAATTAAGATTCAATCCGTCATAATAAAAAGATTATGGATttagtaatagtaaaattaagaAGGTTTGacatggattaaattttaaacttcattGACATATAAAAACTCAGTTCAACTTAATTGGTGatgaaggaaaattatttttcgaAAATAAGTAAAACCAGTGAAATTTCCATTatgaaaaaacaagaaaactaCTTACTATTTATGATATATAtctgtatttaattatttatagtatgtatgattatgaatgaagaGCTTCtttctatgtattttggaaATACGTGAAGTTATTTAGCACAATCCAATCTCtgcttttgacaaattaaaattcTTGTGTATAAAACTAATCATCCCCTCATACATTTAAGAAATTgatctgtttttattttacacaTCATAACCATATTGtgcatttttatgttttatttttatagtataataaatattttatgcgATAAAAAGATGTTTTGTGTGATATTAGTATGTGAGTGAGTGAAACAATATGTTGATGTTTTTTGAGGTGAAGTGATACTATCCAAAGGGGTAATGGAGATACCGTGTTTACcattctacttttatttttttcaagggACTTAGAAAGGAATTTTACCTTTTGTAGGATCCAAAGCTACTGCCTGCCCTCTGTTTTCACCTCTGTTTTATATGGAGTGGAAGGGAGGGATGTAAACATCAGTCTTATAAAGTtgttaaaaactaaaatcactttgtaaaaaatgttattatgtttgaaaattGAATGTAACGTTGTCTAATTTTAATACCATAATTTGGTGCAGGTTCCAGATGCCAAAAAATTCAATGCCCAAGGAAGCAGCCTATCAAGTAATAACTGATGAACTGATGCTTGATGGAAATCCCAGGTTGAACTTAGCATCATTTGTGACCACATGGATGGAACCCGAGTGTGATAAACTCATGATGGCTTCAATAAACAAGAACTACGTCGACATGGACGAATACCCTGTCACCACTGAGCTTCAGGTACCTTACTTTTCTTGTTTGCTTGTGTCGTAAGTTACTCTTACTAGGCCTTGTTGTCATATTAGTGAACCGATATTTGCTCTGGTCAAGTAGAATCGATGTGTAAACATGATAGCAAACTTATTTAATGCTCCTATCGGGAGCGGTGAAGCCGCGGTTGGTGTCGGGACAGTTGGTTCCTCTGAGGCAATAATGCTGGCAGGATTAGCCTTTAAAAGGAAGTGGCAACAAAAGATGAAATCACAGGGAAAACCGTATGATAAGCCTAACATAGTCACCGGAGCGAATGTGCAGGTCAGTTTTTTGTGTAATATTTCGTTGTTTGCGATCGGAGATGCGTGAATTGGTTTGAAATGTTGTTCGAATACGGTATACACAGGTTTGTTGGGAGAAGTTTGCAAGGTATTTCGAGGTTGAATTGAAGGAAGTGAAGTTGAAAGAGGGATACTATGTGATGGACCCTGTGAAAGCGGTTGAAATGGTCGACGAGAATACCATATGTGTTGCAGCCATTCTCGGATCCACCCTAACCGGGGAGTTTGAGAATGTGAAGCTCCTTAATGAACTTCTCACCAAGAAGAATACGGAAACCGGTTGGGATACCCCAATACATGTGGATGCTGCTAGTGGAGGGTTCATTGCTCCCTTTGTTTACCCGCAACTCGAATGGGATTTCCGCCTGCCGTTAGTAAAAAGCATCAATGTCAGTGGGCACAAGTATGGCCTTGTATATGCTGGTATCGGTTGGGTCGTGTGGAGAAGCAAGGAGGATTTGCCAGATGATCTCGTGTTTCACATCAACTACCTTGGATCTGATCAGCCCACATTCACCTTAAACTTCTCTAAAGGTAACATTTTCATGCATACATTAATACAAAGATCTCATCCCTGAAAATTTTTTACATTGTGGCAGGCTCTAGTCAAATCTTAGCTCAATATTATCAGCTTATTCGGCTCGGTTTTGAGGTAAATTCTACTGAAATTTTCATACATAGGCTCGACATCGAATGGATATTAACGATTTATAACTTTCTGATATTTTTGTCTATAAAAGGGATACAAGAGGATCATGGAAAACTGCATTGGGAATGCATTAATCCTGAAGGAAGGGATAGAAAAAACGGGACGATTCGAAGTCGTCTCCAAAGACGTGGGCGTTCCCCTCGTTGCTTTTGCTCTAAAAGACAGCACTAAATACACGGTGTTTCAGATATCCGATGCCTTGAGGAAGTTCGGGTGGATTGTCCCTGCATACACGATGCCTGCAGATGCCGAACACATCGCAGTCCTGCGCGTGGTTGTTAGGGAAGACTTCAGTTGTAGCTTGGCCGAGAGGCTTATCTCGCACATTCAAGAGGTGTTAAAGGAACTCGACTCACTTCCGAGTCGAATCGTGAAAGATTCTCACGTTGTTGCCGTTGCAAAAGAAGTGGTAGAGGAGAACAAAGATGGGGAGGCAGCTAAAATGGGTGACAGAAAGATTCAAGAAAAGGTTACTAAGCAATGGAGGCATTATGTGAAAACTAAGAAGACGGGTGTGTGTTAAAAGGCTCCTACAAAATCTATGTTCTATCATATAATGTTTGTAGCTATATTTCCAAACTGCAGCATAATTGACCTATTACTTGGTCATAATCTCGTTGTGTCATGCATCTGTAACATATGTCCAGTTTGACGAACAATATTGTGTTCAATTTAAGCATTATgtgtatgtttttatttatttatgttcgtTGCTATTAAGCAACCATTAATTTAGCTATATGGTTGAAAACAATCATCTTTTACCGTACTTAATCATGAATGGTAGTAAATTTGAGCTGGATTGAATTCGGTTTGAGAATTAATCAAGATATGGGTTATAGCTTGATGAATTAAAAGAACTTTCATTTCCGAAAATCTATCATGATTTACAAGCTCGATTCAAAATTCGAAGTTTGATATTTGGTTTTAGCTTGAttgaacattaatttttaagtttgagctTGGTTTGCGACTTCATTAAACCACTTGAGTTTGGTTTTAGATTTAAtcaaatttcttgaattttattaagtttGTTTATCAATTACGTCTTACCTTCTTTGTTGTTATATGAAATTAGATATGGGTATAACATGATGGATGGTAAAAGTATTAAAGGCCCTCATATTAGaagttaaattacattttgccccctctattaaaaaaactcaaattagtctctatatgttacatcaaagagcaaattagtcatttctattaaaaattcatctAGTTGTACTCTTAAAAACTTTCATGACTAACAGAATAACCGGAAATAGCACACGGCATGTCATGTGTGCCTCATGCTGACATATAGGGATaagtttttaacagtacaaatggattgaatttttaacagaatgaccgattttctctttaatttaacttacatgaactaatttattcatttgtaaTAGATGAGATAAGATGCAATCCAACTCTTAATATAAAAacttctataatatttttatccttgataaatagaaagaaaaatcatatcCCCTACCCTAAAAAATTACCGAGATTTACAAGTTCTAAAACTCATCATTGAATAAATGACATTGCATAGAGCTTGAGCCCTCCACAGCACATACTACGTTGAATTCttgcatttttttcttataaataaagattatttaaaatacatataactgtattatattatttaaatattatttatattaattaaaatttttaaacaatcttattataggttctgattagacctgtccatgggccgatatgggagggttcgggtaaaaatataggcccgaaatatgggcttgggtaaaaaaatgaggcctgttttaaaaatgggccaggcctcgggcaccactttttttgtgcccgaggcccggcctggctcaaatataataaatatatattttttatttttattttttaatttttaatttttaattttaaaatacttttaaaatatttttttattttttatttttaaaataattttttaatgtttattaaaaaatgggccggaccggaccgggctcgggcttatgatatttttcccgggccgggcttgggaaaaatttcaggcccatattttgggccgggccgggcccaggccTAAGAGGCAGGCCGAAAATTTTTTCCAGactcggcccggcccatggacaggtctagttctgatcatatttgtttttttttatttacataatgcctaaaattattcataaccCCTACTTAAgtcataaataggaagataattcGCTTCAACGCACTTAAACTCACGTCatcctacattgacaacaatacatATGTCAATGAGCTAAGACtcattcaacaattaattaattttttacattcaaacatgaataaaatagatattttaatttttacagtAATGTGAAAATACTTAGAAacttacaaattatatatatatttttataacactTTCCCACTGCTTTAAAAAATaacactttttttattataacaaCAATATTAAATTAACCCGAAATGCATTTAGATCCTTCCTAGCTgtaaattcatttcaaaatttttgtcaaaattcattaaaattgaattcaaacTTTAAAGATAACATTGTTAAAAGAAACAATCATAGATCtcgaataattaatttttataaacataaaatgtgGGTACCTTCAATTTCTGGAAAGCTAAGAAACGAGGAAGTAGATATTAAATGCGTGGGATTAAGTGCACTTATCCAAGTTTTTAACTGATTTAGAATGTGGTTTGATTAACTCATTGACcggttttattattaaaagtaaattttttagtaaataaaagatTTGGTTGCAtatgcaaaagaaaaatgataaaaattaatgacTTGATATCAAatgattataattaaattatgcataatATTAACTTAGCAATTAATATAGATATACCTACTTTATTGATTAACAACCAAAATAAGGAAATTAGTTTAGTGAATGAGATTTACCAAGTAttaccaaatttatcatttcaaattaaatattttacaaaaggaaatttatttctttttaaggGTAAACATCAATATACCTTATATTTCTAATCATACTTTTAGATAGTTAAAAAATTGACATTCCTTATTTTTAGAATGATGACAGGAAGAACTAcaagaaatttataaaagtaagtATTGGGTGCATGTATTCTTAAGAGATGATATTATTAGGAGGGATAATCGTGAATCCTAAAAACCCAGTCCTTATAAACCGtaaaatgaatattgatatatcttagatatacaaatatatataatttagggGCATGGCCCTACTAGTCCCCTTATCATTGATCTTATTATATAGTTTAAGGTGCATAGTTTAGTTACTTTTTTTAGatgacctaaattttaaattggttcttaagctaaaaattgttataattacgtatcaaaatatcaatataGCATCGATCAGATCTTTCAATCTGTATAACCCTAGCTTGGGcattaaatatacatttaaaaatgaGATGGAGCATGTTTTAAACACGTAGATCAATTTTTTAACCACGTGTATACCTATCATGGGCAGCACCAAGAGAGGTGGCGAGGCTCTCAAtttctaaaatgaaaacttttagtttttacgtcttaaaattcataaaattttaaattatgcaaataaACTGAAACCAAAAAGCTTACAATTAGAATCTGCATAAAAATGAAAGTGAAGGACATGACAGTTGTGACAGATATGTGGATCCAATTGAGTAATTtatttacaagaaaaaattTAGTTGATGATCTTAAATTTTGGGTCTTGAGGGGTAAATTACCCCTACCCTTTTTAATGATTGACAACCATTGACAGGCCAAAGTAATCAATTGTGATGATATTCAGATTGAGGGTGGGATTATATGAGGCAAAACCTGCCAAATCTAAATGGTTAAATCGACCAAACCTCTCCATTGGTCGTTGGGTGAAgccattaaaaattataagtaatGTTGGATGCAACCATATTCATTGCATCAATGGGAAGAAGAAGAGGTGGATGGTTTCAATTTTCACTTCATAATAATGATTTATCACAAGTTTTGAAGAAAATGCCACGCCCCCGCCTGCCTCAAAAGGTTTAATTATCTTATTAATCCTTGTATTCTTTGGATTTTTGAAATGTAGAAAAAgggttaatttaatttcaccctTGTGTTTGTGATTTGGTGTTTAGGTTTGAGGAGTTTATCTTGGGGTGTGAATTCATTGCTTCACTAGCTTTAAGCTAGAATTGTAACCTTTtggtatttaataaaatttttggcttaaatataaatttggcCCTCAaattatattactttttttttctcaatttaggtACCTAATGCTTTAATGTGTAcactttttggacaaaaatgagataaaaattGATAGCTTAtgtactatttttatttaaaaaattaggtatctaagtgaaaaataaaagtataaattggggataattttatagttaagcttaaaacttttgatttaatcttaattttaagaatttaatctcATTAATTACTTatctcatttaaaaattaaattgatttttacaaacatttgaatgttaaaatatgcatatttagatttaacataaatttatgaatagtaTTATTGATTGGACTTCAATCTACAAGAAGTCTAAAGGCTCCCTCACCACAACATGCGATGATTCGATCATTATGACTAAAGCAAGTgctgaaaaaaaagagagtccatattttaaatacacaCGTAAagttaacatataaattatggtAGCTCGAGCCTGTAAATATTCCCAGCTACTACTCCCAACATATTACAcatactattattatttctcatcatccatatttaatttACGTATGCATGAAGCTCCACCAAcccatcaaatatatatatattccattttAAAAACACGTCTAGACGTTTAAGTTCATCatcataaacaaattattttccATGATCAATATCTGATAATTGTTcttaaaagagagagagaaaatggCAATGCCGTGGAGATAATATACCAATAGGCAGTGAGGATATTAAACTAAGTGGGTATATAGAGATGGCAATGAAATAAATAGGGGTAGAGCTGGACCATCTGTTTTCATTAAGGGTGTATTTAAAGTGGATGATCATCTCAAAGTACTTTTTTTTCTCTAGCGATCATCACTTGCCTTCATTGTTAGGTTAACTATCCACTTTCTTAACCTACTGTctttatgttttctttctttttttcgttttaattttGAACAAATTAGTAATGGAGCCCTTTATATTTCTAAAGCTTTCAATATGCTTCaacttcattcattttcaaCGAGTTTAATTAGGTTTGTTTTGGTTAAAGATGAATTAAGATAGAAAACTTTGGGGGTTTATtacgaaaattaaattatggaaTTATTAAGGATTTATTTGGActttattcaaatatttcaatataaatttttgtttaaattcaagCCGGTTTGCCCTGCAATGGCGAGACTCTTATTTTCCAATTCGtgcaaattaatccaaaaattggaaaattttacgAGACAAAAAGAGTAATATTATCTCATTTAATCAAGTTTCA harbors:
- the LOC105765702 gene encoding glutamate decarboxylase, with amino-acid sequence MVLTTTTPAPEQYVESSTFASRYVRQPLPRFQMPKNSMPKEAAYQVITDELMLDGNPRLNLASFVTTWMEPECDKLMMASINKNYVDMDEYPVTTELQNRCVNMIANLFNAPIGSGEAAVGVGTVGSSEAIMLAGLAFKRKWQQKMKSQGKPYDKPNIVTGANVQVCWEKFARYFEVELKEVKLKEGYYVMDPVKAVEMVDENTICVAAILGSTLTGEFENVKLLNELLTKKNTETGWDTPIHVDAASGGFIAPFVYPQLEWDFRLPLVKSINVSGHKYGLVYAGIGWVVWRSKEDLPDDLVFHINYLGSDQPTFTLNFSKGSSQILAQYYQLIRLGFEGYKRIMENCIGNALILKEGIEKTGRFEVVSKDVGVPLVAFALKDSTKYTVFQISDALRKFGWIVPAYTMPADAEHIAVLRVVVREDFSCSLAERLISHIQEVLKELDSLPSRIVKDSHVVAVAKEVVEENKDGEAAKMGDRKIQEKVTKQWRHYVKTKKTGVC